One Candidatus Poribacteria bacterium DNA segment encodes these proteins:
- a CDS encoding MoaD/ThiS family protein — MTRRVAATILALAPSFPRAAFAGTGSRAARQYRTSTATAYDCGCGLTPLSWVSHPIQGLGMQVSVRFFAGCRDASGTDGETFELPEGASLSALKDALAERFPKLARYVQGVRYARNWEYVSGDAALSDGDEIALIPPVAGGVCAGLP, encoded by the coding sequence ATGACTCGCCGAGTCGCCGCTACGATCCTCGCCTTGGCTCCGTCATTCCCGCGAGCCGCTTTCGCGGGGACAGGCAGCCGGGCGGCGCGGCAGTACCGTACGAGTACGGCAACGGCGTACGATTGCGGCTGCGGACTCACGCCGCTATCATGGGTCAGTCACCCCATCCAAGGACTCGGCATGCAGGTTTCCGTCCGATTCTTCGCAGGTTGCCGCGATGCCTCCGGCACGGACGGCGAGACGTTCGAGCTGCCGGAGGGCGCGAGCCTGTCCGCCCTCAAAGACGCGCTGGCGGAGCGCTTCCCGAAGCTGGCGCGTTATGTCCAGGGAGTTCGATACGCCCGCAACTGGGAATACGTCTCCGGTGACGCCGCCCTCTCCGACGGCGACGAGATCGCTCTGATCCCGCCGGTTGCCGGCGGCGTCTGCGCAGGATTGCCATGA
- a CDS encoding molybdenum cofactor biosynthesis protein MoaE, with the protein MIRCWMTSDPIDESAVRALVDSPSSGAIVVFLGIVRNHAEGRAVAALEYEAYEPMAVKTLTDIASEAASQWNLDHAAVVHRAGRLKIGEASVAIAVSSAHRAEAFAACAQIMDRIKQDAPIWKREIWADGGERWVGDDAEDR; encoded by the coding sequence ATGATCCGCTGCTGGATGACTTCCGATCCGATCGACGAATCTGCCGTGCGTGCGCTGGTGGACTCTCCGAGCTCCGGCGCGATCGTCGTCTTCCTGGGCATCGTGCGGAACCACGCCGAGGGCAGGGCCGTCGCCGCGCTCGAATACGAAGCCTACGAACCGATGGCGGTCAAGACGCTCACGGACATCGCGTCGGAAGCCGCCTCTCAATGGAACCTGGATCACGCCGCCGTGGTCCACCGTGCCGGGCGCTTGAAGATCGGCGAGGCGAGCGTCGCGATCGCTGTCTCGTCGGCGCACCGCGCGGAAGCCTTCGCCGCGTGCGCCCAGATCATGGATCGGATCAAGCAGGATGCGCCCATCTGGAAACGCGAAATCTGGGCGGACGGCGGCGAACGCTGGGTCGGCGACGATGCCGAAGACCGCTAG
- a CDS encoding cupin domain-containing protein, which yields MPIIHWNDAPERPRAHDPQGFAKLFVNPSVGAERLAVHVSAISPGTRAHDPHAHAEEEVMYVLEGSGSMLLGEETFPVAAECAIFVPSGVFHGIENTGDTLMRYMVILEAKRDA from the coding sequence ATGCCCATCATCCATTGGAACGACGCCCCGGAGCGCCCGCGAGCGCACGATCCCCAAGGGTTCGCCAAGCTCTTCGTGAACCCCTCCGTCGGGGCGGAGCGCCTCGCGGTTCACGTTTCAGCGATCAGCCCCGGAACGCGCGCTCACGATCCGCACGCTCATGCCGAGGAGGAGGTCATGTACGTCCTCGAAGGGAGCGGGTCGATGCTTCTGGGAGAGGAGACCTTCCCTGTCGCAGCGGAGTGCGCGATCTTCGTCCCCTCTGGCGTGTTTCACGGGATCGAGAACACGGGCGACACGCTGATGCGCTATATGGTCATCCTCGAAGCCAAGCGAGATGCCTAG